From a region of the Malania oleifera isolate guangnan ecotype guangnan chromosome 12, ASM2987363v1, whole genome shotgun sequence genome:
- the LOC131145162 gene encoding uncharacterized protein At4g14100-like isoform X1: MATQTPNSNATPFIFLIPTVYLLLLTSALLGASNSEANPTPKAWPEQFHALLVMNFNGTVQINNLWYDWPKGRNFNILQRQLGNVLYDLEWNNGTSFFYTLDSTRECRSAQMGVGILRPNWLDGAEYVGQRTIDGFLCNVWEKADFITYYEDVLTHRPVYWLFYTGRAAHVMTFEVGAVLEDEKWQAPSYCFPIHSN; the protein is encoded by the exons ATGGCGACCCAAACCCCAAACAGTAACGCTACCCCCTTCATCTTCTTGATCCCCACCGTCTATCTGCTCCTCCTCACCTCCGCCCTCTTGGGTGCATCCAATTCGGAGGCGAATCCGACGCCCAAGGCTTGGCCGGAGCAGTTCCACGCGCTGCTGGTAATGAACTTCAACGGAACCGTGCAGATAAACAACCTGTGGTACGACTGGCCGAAAGGGAGGAACTTCAACATATTGCAGCGGCAGCTGGGGAACGTACTGTACGACCTGGAGTGGAACAACGGCACCTCCTTCTTCTACACCCTGGACTCCACCAGGGAGTGTCGGAGTGCGCAGATGGGGGTGGGCATTCTCCGCCCCAATTGGCTGGACGGAGCCGAGTATGTGGGGCAGCGCACCATCGACGGCTTCCTCTGCAATGTGTGGGAGAAGGCCGATTTCATCACCTACTACGAGGACGTCCTCACCCACCGCCCTGTCTACTGGCTCTTCTACACCG GAAGGGCAGCTCATGTGATGACATTCGAAGTCGGAGCAGTGCTGGAAGACGAGAAGTGGCAAGCCCCGTCTTACTGCTTCCCCATTCATAGTAATTAG
- the LOC131145161 gene encoding uncharacterized protein LOC131145161: MMPPELQPRPYRTFISSSASAPTFSPSFNGGLSPDSNPNPNFTASPTTGSSSSSRSLKNSRFSPSSFAHNTRLAVALVPCAAFLLDLGGAPVAAILTLGIMIAYILDSLNFKPGAFFAVWTSLICAQIAFFFTSSLIVTFNSIPLAVFAAFLCAETNFLVGVWASLQFKWIQIENPSIVLALERLLFACVPFAASALFAWATIFAVGMANASYYLMAFNCLFYWLFSIPRVSSFKSKQEVGYHGGEVPNEILILGSLESCFHTLNLLFCPLVFHIASHHSTIFSSAASVSDLFLLFFIPFLLQLYASTRGALWWVTKSALQLQSIRVVNGAFALVVVVICLEVRVVFHSFGRYIQVPPPLNYLLVTITMLGGAAAAGAYALGLIADAFSSVAFTAVAVLVSAAGAIVVGFPIWFLPLPAVSGFYLARFFTKKSLPSYFAFVVLGSLMVTWFVLHNFWDLNIWTAGMSLKSFCKLIIANVILAMAVPGLALLPSKLSFLTEFGLIGHAFLLCHIENRFFSYSSMYYYGFEEDVMYPSYMVMMTTFVGLALVRRLFVDHRIGPKSVWVLTCLYSSKLSMLFISSKSVVWVSAVLLLAVSPPLLLYKDKLKKVSKMKSWQGYAHAGVVALSVWFCRETIFEALQWWNGRPPSDGLLLGFCIVLTGLACVPIVALHFSHVLSARRCLVLVVATGLLFILMQPPIPLSWTYRSDLIKAARQSADDISIYGFMASKPTWPSWLLIVAILLSLSAVTSIIPIKYVVELRAFYSIAIGIALGIYISAEYFLQAAILHILIVVTMVCASVFVVFTHFPSASSTKLLPWVFALLVALFPVTYLLEGQVRIKSIFGDNRVGDLAEEDHKITTLLAVEGARTSLLGLYAAIFMLIALEIKFELASLMREKAIERGGFGQTQSGHSSSATFPPKLRFVQHRRASTVSTFTIKKIAAEGAWMPAVGNVATVMCFAICLILNVNLTGGSNRAIFFLAPILLLLNQDSDFVAGFGDKQRYFPVTVVISGYLVLTAIYSIWEDVWHGNVGWGLEIGGPDWFFAVKNVALLILTFPSHILFNRFVWSYTKQTDSTPLLTLPLNLPPIIITDVIKIKILGLLGIIYSLAQYLISRQQYITGLKYI; encoded by the exons ATGATGCCGCCGGAGCTCCAACCTCGCCCTTATCGCACCTTCATTTCCTCCTCCGCCAGCGCCCCCACTTTCTCCCCCTCCTTCAACGGTGGACTCTCCCCCGactcaaaccctaaccctaatttCACCGCCAGTCCCACCACCGGCAGCTCCAGCTCCTCTCGATCTCTCAAGAACTCTCGCTTCTCCCCTTCTTCATTTGCGCACAACACCAGACTCGCCGTCGCTCTCGTTCCCTGTGCCGCCTTCCTCCTTGACCTTGGTGGCGCCCCGGTCGCCGCGATCCTAACCCTCGGTATCATGATCGCCTACATCCTCGATTCTCTCAACTTCAAGCCTGGCGCTTTCTTTGCCGTCTGGACGTCTTTAATATGCGCGCAGATCGCCTTCTTCTTCACCTCCTCGCTCATCGTCACGTTCAATTCGATCCCTCTCGCCGTCTTCGCCGCCTTCCTCTGCGCCGAGACCAATTTCTTAGTTGGCGTCTGGGCCTCGCTGCAATTCAAGTGGATTCAGATCGAGAATCCTTCGATTGTTCTCGCTCTCGAACGCCTCTTGTTTGCCTGCGTGCCGTTCGCTGCTTCGGCTCTTTTCGCCTGGGCTACCATCTTCGCAGTCGGCATGGCCAACGCCTCATACTACCTCATGGCATTCAATTGCCTTTTCTACTGGCTTTTCTCGATTCCGCGCGTTTCCTCCTTTAAGTCCAAGCAGGAGGTAGGTTACCACGGCGGGGAGGTTCCTAATGAGATTCTAATCCTCGGTTCTCTCGAGAGTTGTTTTCACACTCTGAATCTTCTGTTCTGCCCTCTGGTGTTTCACATTGCCTCTCACCACTCGACGATATTTTCTTCAGCAGCTTCAGTCTCTGATCTGTTCCTCCTTTTCTTCATCCCCTTTCTGCTTCAACTCTATGCCTCGACGAGGGGGGCGCTCTGGTGGGTCACTAAGAGTGCCCTCCAGTTGCAGAGTATCCGTGTGGTGAATGGAGCTTTTGCCTTGGTTGTTGTTGTAATATGTTTAGAGGTCAGGGTTGTTTTCCATTCGTTTGGCCGTTACATTCAGGTGCCGCCACCACTTAATTATCTTCTTGTGACCATCACAATGCTTGGAGGGGCTGCCGCAGCAGGTGCTTATGCCCTGGGTTTGATTGCCGATGCTTTCAGCTCTGTAGCTTTCACTGCTGTGGCTGTGCTAGTCAGTGCCGCAGGAGCAATTGTTGTGGGATTCCCTATATGG TTCCTTCCACTGCCAGCAGTTTCTGGGTTTTATTTGGCTCGTTTTTTTACGAAGAAGAGCCTGCCATCGTACTTTGCCTTTGTTGTTCTTGGGAGCCTCATGGTCACATGGTTTGTGCTGCATAATTTTTGGGACCTTAACATTTGGACAGCTGGCATGTCTCTGAAGTCATTCTGCAAGCTCATTATTGCGAATGTTATCCTGGCAATGGCTGTTCCTGGTTTAGCTCTTCTTCCATCAAAACTTAGTTTCTTGACTGAGTTTGGTTTGATTGGCCATGCATTCTTGCTCTGCCACATTGAGAATAGGTTTTTTAGTTATTCAAGCATGTACTATTATGGCTTTGAGGAGGATGTGATGTATCCCAGCTACATGGTTATGATGACAACTTTTGTTGGTTTGGCTTTGGTGAGGAGGTTATTTGTGGATCATCGAATTGGGCCAAAGTCGGTTTGGGTTTTGACTTGCCTATATTCTTCAAAGCTCTCGATGCTGTTTATCTCCTCAAAATCAGTCGTATGGGTGTCAGCTGTTCTTCTATTGGCTGTTTCTCCGCCTTTGCTTCTTTACAA GGATAAGTTGAAAAAagtctcaaaaatgaaatcttgGCAAGGTTATGCACATGCTGGTGTGGTTGCTTTGTCAGTCTGGTTTTGCCGTGAAACAATTTTTGAAGCTCTTCAATGGTGGAACGGCCGACCTCCATCTGATGGTTTGCTTCTGGGCTTTTGTATTGTTTTGACGGGACTAGCTTGTGTTCCCATAGTTGCTCTCCACTTCTCCCATGTGCTG TCTGCTAGAAGATGTTTAGTGCTGGTGGTGGCAACAGGTCTGCTGTTTATCCTAATGCAGCCACCAATTCCATTATCGTGGACCTACCGCTCTGACTTAATCAAAGCTGCCCGTCAATCTGCCGATGATATTTCTATCTATGGCTTCATGGCATCAAAGCCTACTTGGCCATCTTGGCTTCTTATTGTAGCAATCTTGCTCTCTCTCTCAGCAGTTACATCCATAATTCCTATCAAGTATGTGGTGGAGTTGAGAGCATTTTATTCTATTGCCATAGGAATTGCCCTGGGCATATACATATCTGCCGAGTATTTCCTTCAGGCAGCTATCCTGCATATTCTTATTGTTGTAACCATGGTATGTGCTTCTGTATTCGTTGTTTTCACTCATTTCCCATCTGCCTCAAGCACAAAGCTTCTACCATGGGTTTTCGCTCTCCTCGTGGCTCTCTTTCCCGTGACTTATCTGCTGGAGGGCCAGGTGAGAATTAAAAGCATTTTTGGAGACAATAGAGTTGGGGATTTGGCCGAAGAAGACCATAAGATCACCACGTTACTCGCTGTTGAGGGGGCAAGGACTTCTTTACTGGGTCTTTATGCGGCCATCTTCATGCTCATAGCACTGGAGATCAAGTTTGAACTGGCATCACTGATGCGGGAGAAAGCCATTGAAAGAGGTGGCTTTGGacaaactcaatcaggtcacagCAGCTCTGCAACTTTCCCTCCAAAATTGAGGTTTGTGCAACATCGTAGGGCATCCACTGTGTCAACCTTCACTATCAAGAAGATTGCAGCAGAGGGAGCCTGGATGCCTGCAGTTGGTAATGTTGCTACGGTGATGTGCTTTGCCATATGTTTGATCCTTAATGTGAACCTAACTGGTGGCTCAAATCGTGCAATATTTTTCCTGGCGCCCATTTTGCTCCTGCTCAACCAAGACTCAGATTTTGTTGCTGGGTTTGGGGACAAGCAACGGTATTTCCCTGTCACGGTAGTCATTTCGGGATATTTGGTCCTGACTGCGATATACAGCATATGGGAAGATGTGTGGCATGGTAATGTTGGTTGGGGCCTGGAAATTGGCGGACCAGATTGGTTTTTTGCAGTCAAGAATGTGGCACTCctcattttaacatttcctagccACATCCTCTTCAACCGGTTTGTGTGGAGTTATACGAAGCAGACCGACTCAACACCACTGCTCACGCTGCCCCTCAATCTACCGCCGATCATAATAACAGATGTGATCAAGATTAAAATATTGGGACTCTTAGGGATTATTTATTCACTAGCCCAGTATCTAATCTCTAGACAACAATACATCACCGGATTGAAGTATATTTAG
- the LOC131144057 gene encoding uncharacterized protein LOC131144057 produces the protein MLNQLLQQKSQEGHILPLPQEKPSADKQADELMEKEEKTHPNKKLQGAPDAIMCRAFATTLKSTARDWYRTLRPGSVGSFQGMEQMFIGHFLSSRRVAKTTGHLMNMVQGDRETLKNFMHRFNIATLEICNLDMGVALAALTTALQPGSFLYSLGKKPPVDMRELMIRAEKYINLEEMMDTRGNRLERKRRNNGRESGDTYRSIKRHETSALQIGQKSKGQHNKFSTYSPLNVPRSELLMQIKKKEYVLTMEKGETSSKRNKKGDAITFDSGDEEGVQQPHDDALVLSLLIANYMVRRILIDNGSSANIMFWSVLVGMKIGKERLKPVSTPLVGFGGDTVHPLGTITLPVIIGTTSQQVTTLTEFLVVDRPSVYNVILGRPFLNAVRAVTSTYYLKVKFPTPQGIGYAKGDQAAARSCYVMALKGKMEAKEALTVEDLEVRGEYPQITDMPGIDPAVIEHRLQVNPNHRPVKQKKRSFAMERIKIIDEEVMKLLQANFIREVDYPEWLSNVVLVRKPNGKWRTCIDFTDLNKACAKDSFPLPRIDQLVDSTSGHEFLSFMDAYSGYNQIPMNPANEEKTSFVTNRGLYCYRVVPFGLKNAGATYQRLVNKIFKEQLGKTMEAYVDDMLVKSMEAGQHCKDLRETFELLRRYHMRLNPSKCVFGVSAGKFLGFMVTHRGIEANPD, from the exons atgctcaaccaactcttacaacagaaGAGTCAAGAAGGGCACATCCTTCCCCTACCGCAAGAGAAACCCAGCGCAGACAAACAAGCTGACGAACTAatggagaaagaagagaaaactcaCCCCAATAAGAAG CTGCAAGGGGCTCCTGACGCCATCATGTGCCGAGCGTTTGCTACCACCCTTAAGAGTACCGCCAGAGATTGGTATCGAACTCTTCGACCAGGATCTGTTGGTTCCTTCCAAGGGATGGAGCAAATGTTCAtcggccacttccttagtagccggaGAGTTGCCAAAACAACAGGCCATCTAATGAATATGGTGCAAGGGGACCGGGAGACTTTAAAGAACTTCATGCATCGGTTCAACATAGCGACCCTAGAAATCTGCAACTTAGACATGGGGGTAGCCTTGGCTGCCCTGACAACGGCCCTCCAACCCGGAAGTTTCCTATACTCCCTAGGGAAAAAACCGCCGGTGGACATGAGGGAGTTAATGATCCGAGCAGAGAAATACAtaaacctggaggagatgatggacacGAGAGGAAATCGTCTAGAGCGGAAGAGGAGAAACAACGGCAGAGAATCTGGAGACACGTATAGATCTATAAAAAGGCACGAAACTAGTGCGCTACAAATAGGTCAAAAGAGCAAaggacagcacaacaagttctccacctactCACCTCTAAATGTACCGCGCTCAGAGTTGCTGATGCAGATAAAAAAGAAGGAATAC gtgctgacGATGGAAAAaggggaaaccagtagcaaacgaaacaaGAAAGGTGACgccataacctttgacagcggagatgAAGAGGGAGTGCAGCAACCGCATGATGACGCACTGGTGCTCTCCCTACTCATAGCCAATTACATGGTTAGACGTATACTGATAGACAACGGGAGTTCggccaacatcatgttctggtcggtcttGGTAGGGATGAAGATAGGCAAGGAACGATTGAAGCCCGTCTCGACCCCCTTGGTAGGATTTGGGGGAGACACTGTTCACCCCTTGGGAACAATCACGTTACCAGTAATAATAGGAACGACCTCGCAGCAGGTAACAACGTTGACAGAGTTCCTGGTGGTTGACCGACCTTCggtgtacaatgtcatcttgggtcgccCTTTCCTTAACGCAGTTCGGGCGGTAACATCAACTTATTACCTCAAAGTTAAATTCCCTACACCCCAAGGGATAGGATATGCCAAAGGAGATCAAGCCGCTGCCcggagttgctatgtaatggccttgaaagggaagatggaggctaaAGAAGCTCTAACGGTGGAAGACTTAGAAGTCAgaggagagtatccccagatca CAGACATGCCCGGCATCGACCCTGCTGTGATAGAGCACCGGTTGCAGGTcaaccccaaccaccgacctgtgaaacagaaaaaaaggagcttcgcAATGGAGCGGATCAAAATAATTGACGAAGAGGTGATGAAACTGTTGCAGGCCAACTTTATCCGAGAAGTGGACTACCCCGAGTGGCTGAGCAATGTGGTCTTGGTCAGGAAGCCCAATggaaaatggcgcacctgcatagacttTACGGACTTGAATAAAGCATGCGCAAAGGACAGCTTTCCTCTCCCTCGAATTGATCAGCTAGTGGATTCGACCTCGGGGCACGAGTtcctcagcttcatggatgcttactcagggtacaaccaaatccctatgaaTCCAGCTAATGAAGAAAAAACTTCTTTTGTCACCAACAGGGGTCTATATTGTTATCGGGTGGTGCCCTTCGGCTTAAAAAATGCGGGGGCCACATATCAGAGGTTAGTGAACAAGATTTTTAAGGAACAGCTCGGAAAAACAATGGAAGCATACGTGGACGATATGTTGGTGAAGAGCAtggaagcagggcaacattgtaaagatCTGAGGGAAACGTTCGAGCTCCTCCGCCGGTACCACATGAGGTTGAATCCCTCAAAGTGCGTGTTCGGCGTTTCTGCAGGTAAATtcctgggctttatggtgactcatagaggtatagaagcaaatccGGATTAA
- the LOC131145162 gene encoding uncharacterized protein At4g14100-like isoform X2 — MATQTPNSNATPFIFLIPTVYLLLLTSALLGASNSEANPTPKAWPEQFHALLVMNFNGTVQINNLWYDWPKGRNFNILQRQLGNVLYDLEWNNGTSFFYTLDSTRECRSAQMGVGILRPNWLDGAEYVGQRTIDGFLCNVWEKADFITYYEDVLTHRPVYWLFYTGALPSIPIYSSSSSSSSSSSFSRSNLITG, encoded by the coding sequence ATGGCGACCCAAACCCCAAACAGTAACGCTACCCCCTTCATCTTCTTGATCCCCACCGTCTATCTGCTCCTCCTCACCTCCGCCCTCTTGGGTGCATCCAATTCGGAGGCGAATCCGACGCCCAAGGCTTGGCCGGAGCAGTTCCACGCGCTGCTGGTAATGAACTTCAACGGAACCGTGCAGATAAACAACCTGTGGTACGACTGGCCGAAAGGGAGGAACTTCAACATATTGCAGCGGCAGCTGGGGAACGTACTGTACGACCTGGAGTGGAACAACGGCACCTCCTTCTTCTACACCCTGGACTCCACCAGGGAGTGTCGGAGTGCGCAGATGGGGGTGGGCATTCTCCGCCCCAATTGGCTGGACGGAGCCGAGTATGTGGGGCAGCGCACCATCGACGGCTTCCTCTGCAATGTGTGGGAGAAGGCCGATTTCATCACCTACTACGAGGACGTCCTCACCCACCGCCCTGTCTACTGGCTCTTCTACACCGGTGCGCTACCATCGATTCCcatctattcttcttcttcttcttcttcttcttcttcttcttttagtCGTAGTAATTTGATTACTGGTTAA